ACCGTGCGAGCCGAGCAGGAGGCGGACGGCCTGGAGGCACGGGTCGACCCCGCCCCGTCGGCGCGGCCGGTCCTCCCCACGCGACCCACCACCGCGGCCGCCCGGCCCGGCAGTCGCCGCGACCCTCGCGGCACCGCCGCCGTCCGGCGCCGGCGGCGGACGGTCGCCGGGATCATCGCGGCGGGCATCGGTGTGCTCGCGCTCCTCGTCGGCATCGGTGTCGTCACGGGGGTCGTCCCCGGCGCGGGCAGCGGTGAGACCGTCGTCGCCCGCGCGACCCTCGACGCACTCCCGGCGTGGGGCGGCGCACGCGGCACCGCCGAGCTCGAGCGCGACCGTGACGGACGGCTCACCCTCGTGGTCGACGTCAGCGGTGACCGCGACGGCTCCGACTCGGGCGCGCTCCGGGAGGTCTGGATGATGCAGTCGGACCTCAAGGGCCTCGTGAGCGTCGGGTTCCTCGACGGCGACCGCGGCCGCTTCACGGTGCCGGCCGACATGGACCTCGCGAAGTACCCGGTGGTCGACGTCTCCGCCGAGCGCGACGACGGAGACCCGGCGCACTCGGGCGACTCCATCGTCCGCGGCGACCTCCACGACCGGTAGCCTCGGGCCGTGATCACCGCGGCGGACCTGCTCGAGGGCCCGCGTGGCCGACGGTTCCTCCTCGAGCTCCTCCGGCAGTTGCTCGACGACGAGTCCGGCCCCGGCGAGCACCTCCACCACGTGCTGTTCTGGGCCGAGTACCACGTCATGCGCGAACGCGGGGACGCACCGACGCTCGTCGGCCCCGGGACCGACCGCCCGGAGCCGGCACCGAGCGACCAGGAACTCGCCGACGCACTCCGCGCCGCCGTCGACGTGGCGGACCCGTCGTCCGTCCGACCGGTGCACGTGCTCCGCGCACTGGCCGACACGGCCGCCGCCGCCCGGTACTGGCAGGAACCCGACGGCGAGGACGTCCTGCTGGCCCGCGCAGGCCTGGGCCCGGAGCTCGCACGGCTGGCGCGCGCGTGGGCCGGGGCTCCCGCTGTCGACGCGGTGGTCGCACCGAGCGATCCGGCCGCACCGTGGAGCACCGTCTTCGACGGCGACCACGGCCCGGAACCGCTCCGCTCGACCGCGCCCGGCGACGCCGCACGTGCATTGCGGGACTGGCGTCGAGCACTGCAGGCCGAGGTCGACGCCGTCGGGTGGCGGGACCGACGACGACGCGTCGACGCGCGGTACAGCGGCGAGTGGTGGTCGACCCCGCCGTCCGGACTCCTCGTGACGACCCCGTCCGTCCCGTCGCACGGGCCCCTCGGGGTGTGGGCGGTCGAGGACGACATGGGCTGGGAGCAGGCGACCGTCACCCCGGTCGTCCCGAGGGAAGGCGCGCGCGTGCTCGTCCTCGACGACGCCGACGACTGGGCAGCGGTCTGTCGCCGATGGCCGATCGACGTCAGCTGGACCACCCGTCGGCACGACTGGTACCGGACGACCGGCCGCGACGCCGGGTGGGTCACGCCCGACTGGGAGGGCGTCGCCGAGGCGTACGACGCGGTCTGCCTCACCATGCGGTGCTGGCTGCGCGCCGCGGGCACGGCGATCCCGGTCGGCGCCGACACCGCAAGCGTCATCGCGGGATGGACGCCGGGGAGCACCGTCTGGCTCCGTGACCCGGTGCCCTCGGCCGACGCGCCACGGGCTGTCGACCTGGTGTTCGACAACGACCGACTGCAGTGGCGCCGGAGCGACTGACTTCTCACAGACGGTGTATTCCCGATCCGTTCCTGTGAGTTCAGGCGCGGATGTCACCCATTTTATCTCACGAGCGTGTTAGCGTGCCCCTCATGACCGACACCACCCTCGTCGCTCCCCAGACCACCGCAGCACCCCTCCGCGAGGTCGGCGCGCTGATCCGCGGTGCCCGCAAGGGCCGCGGCATGACCCAGGCGCAGCTCGCCGAACGCGTCGGCACGAGCCAGAGCGCGATCAACCGCATCGAGCAGGGCGGGCAGAACCTCAGCCTCGAGATGCTCACCCGGATCAGTGACGCGCTGGACCAGCAGATCGTGTCGATCGGCGGCGCCCCGCAGCGCGCGCACCTCCGCGTCCAGGGCGGACGGAAGCTCAGCGGGTCGATCGCGGTCAACTCGTCGAAGAACGCCGCCGTCGCGCTCCTCTGTGCCTCGCTCCTCAACCGCGGAGTCACGCGCCTGCACAAGGTCGCGCGCATCGTCGAGGTCGACCGGATCATCGACGTCCTCCGCAGCCTCGGCGCGAGCGTCACGTGGTCGGAGGACGGCGAGGTGCTCGAGATCGTCGCCCCGTCGGACCTCCGCCTCGACGCGATCGACGCCGACGCCGCCCGCCGCACCCGCAGCGTGCTCATGTTCCTCGGCCCGCTGAGCGGTCGGTTCGACGCGTTCCGCCTGCCCTACGCCGGCGGCTGCGACCTCGGCACGCGCACGGTCGAGCCGCACCTCATCGCGCTCCGCCCGTTCGGGGTCGACGTCGAGGCCACGAACGGCTGGTACGAGGTCGACGTGGCGAACAAGGACGTCCCGACGAAGTCCATCGTGCTCACCGAGCGCGGCGACACCGTGACCGAGAACGCGATCCTCGCCGCCGCTGCCCGCGACGGCGTGACGACGATCCGCAACGCCAGCCCGAACTACATGGTGCAGGACCTCTGCTTCTTCCTCGAGCTCCTGGGCGTGCAGGTCGAGGGCATCGGCACGACCACGCTCCGCATCACCGGCCGCAGCGTCATCGACGAGGTCGTGGACTACTGGCCGAGCGAGGACCCGGTCGAGGCGATGAGCCTCCTCACCGCGGGCATCGTCACCGGGTCCACGCTCACCGTGACGCGCGCGCCGATCGAATTCCTCGAGATCGAGCTCGCGACCCTCGCCGAGATGGGCCTCCGCTTCGACGTCTCCGAGGAGTACGACGCCGCGAACGGTCGCACCCGACTCGTCGACATCACGGTGCACCCGTCCGAGCTGCACGCCCCGATCGACAAGATCCACGCGATGCCGTTCCCGGGGCTCAACATCGACAACCTGCCCTTCTTCGTCGTCATCGCGGCCTGCGCGAACGGCACGACGCTCGTCCACGACTGGGTGTACGAGGGCCGGGCGATCCACCTGCTCGACCTCACCCGGCTCGGCGCGAACGTCACGCTGCGCGACCCGCACCGCCTCGACGTCACGGGGCCGACGCACTTCTCCGGCGCCGAGGTCAGCTGCCCGCCGGCGCTCCGCCCCGCGGTCGTGATCCTGCTCGCCATGCTCGCCGCGAAGGGCGAGAGCGTCCTCCGCAACGTCGGCATCATCGCCCGCGGCTACGAGGGCCTGCAGGAGCGGCTCAACT
This is a stretch of genomic DNA from Curtobacterium sp. 458. It encodes these proteins:
- a CDS encoding UDP-N-acetylglucosamine 1-carboxyvinyltransferase, whose translation is MTDTTLVAPQTTAAPLREVGALIRGARKGRGMTQAQLAERVGTSQSAINRIEQGGQNLSLEMLTRISDALDQQIVSIGGAPQRAHLRVQGGRKLSGSIAVNSSKNAAVALLCASLLNRGVTRLHKVARIVEVDRIIDVLRSLGASVTWSEDGEVLEIVAPSDLRLDAIDADAARRTRSVLMFLGPLSGRFDAFRLPYAGGCDLGTRTVEPHLIALRPFGVDVEATNGWYEVDVANKDVPTKSIVLTERGDTVTENAILAAAARDGVTTIRNASPNYMVQDLCFFLELLGVQVEGIGTTTLRITGRSVIDEVVDYWPSEDPVEAMSLLTAGIVTGSTLTVTRAPIEFLEIELATLAEMGLRFDVSEEYDAANGRTRLVDITVHPSELHAPIDKIHAMPFPGLNIDNLPFFVVIAACANGTTLVHDWVYEGRAIHLLDLTRLGANVTLRDPHRLDVTGPTHFSGAEVSCPPALRPAVVILLAMLAAKGESVLRNVGIIARGYEGLQERLNSLGASIETFHD
- a CDS encoding anti-sigma factor, which gives rise to MDDETLAMLAVTDVVADDEVAEHLAQCARCRAEVADLQRVAAVTRSTADVDLVAPPERVWDRIAATVRAEQEADGLEARVDPAPSARPVLPTRPTTAAARPGSRRDPRGTAAVRRRRRTVAGIIAAGIGVLALLVGIGVVTGVVPGAGSGETVVARATLDALPAWGGARGTAELERDRDGRLTLVVDVSGDRDGSDSGALREVWMMQSDLKGLVSVGFLDGDRGRFTVPADMDLAKYPVVDVSAERDDGDPAHSGDSIVRGDLHDR